One window of Inquilinus sp. Marseille-Q2685 genomic DNA carries:
- a CDS encoding lytic transglycosylase domain-containing protein → MTRIRSHRRVRLAAAILLSVCTWTIPVRAEFASSIAAEADDPWSAYIAEASQRFGVPEPWIRSVMQVESGGDVRAVSPKGAMGLMQIMPETWADLRDRYGLGADPYDPRDNILAGAAYLREMHDRYGYPAVFAAYNAGPRRVDEHLSDGRPLPAETRAYLAALGHADIARERSPVVASTLSLFVDLHGAGRGVAFRPSSAGGLFVPVSTARKSTP, encoded by the coding sequence ATGACGCGGATCCGCAGCCATCGCCGGGTCCGATTGGCGGCAGCCATCCTGCTCTCTGTCTGCACATGGACGATCCCTGTCCGTGCCGAGTTCGCGAGCAGCATCGCAGCGGAGGCGGACGACCCTTGGTCGGCCTACATCGCCGAAGCATCGCAGCGCTTCGGCGTGCCGGAGCCATGGATCCGCTCCGTGATGCAGGTGGAGAGCGGCGGTGACGTGCGCGCCGTGTCGCCGAAGGGCGCCATGGGGCTGATGCAGATCATGCCGGAGACCTGGGCGGATCTGCGCGACCGCTACGGGCTCGGTGCCGATCCCTATGACCCGCGCGACAACATCCTCGCGGGGGCCGCCTATCTGCGCGAGATGCACGACCGCTACGGCTATCCTGCAGTGTTCGCCGCCTACAACGCCGGCCCGCGGCGGGTCGACGAGCACCTCTCTGATGGCCGTCCCTTACCGGCCGAGACGCGGGCCTATCTCGCAGCCCTCGGCCATGCGGACATCGCGCGGGAGCGCTCGCCCGTCGTCGCATCCACCCTTAGCCTGTTCGTCGACCTGCATGGCGCTGGCCGAGGGGTAGCATTCCGGCCGTCCTCGGCCGGCGGCCTCTTCGTGCCGGTGAGCACGGCCCGGAAGTCGACACCGTGA
- a CDS encoding cytochrome c family protein produces MRSITGVLAATLLLVSTIQPARADGDPARGETVFKRCAVCHAATAQNRVGPGLAGVVGRPAASVTGYKYSPALTASGLTWEEATLDRFLEAPAKLVPGTRMTIALPKADDRQDVITYLKTLASTPGAP; encoded by the coding sequence ATGCGATCGATCACCGGTGTGCTCGCCGCCACCCTTCTGCTCGTCTCGACGATCCAGCCCGCCCGCGCCGACGGCGATCCCGCAAGAGGGGAGACCGTGTTCAAGCGATGCGCCGTCTGCCACGCGGCAACAGCCCAGAACCGGGTCGGGCCCGGCCTCGCCGGCGTCGTCGGGCGGCCGGCCGCCTCTGTCACCGGCTACAAGTACTCGCCGGCGCTGACCGCAAGCGGCCTCACCTGGGAGGAAGCCACGCTCGACCGGTTTCTGGAGGCGCCGGCCAAGCTCGTGCCCGGCACGCGGATGACCATCGCCTTGCCGAAGGCCGACGACCGCCAGGACGTCATCACCTATCTGAAGACGCTGGCCTCGACACCTGGCGCGCCATAG
- a CDS encoding molybdopterin cofactor-binding domain-containing protein, producing MSRRAFLVTGAAAAGALMIGVPLAAESAAAPADQPLVFAPNAFLRIARDGAVTLIVPYVEMGQGTYTSVPMLIAEELEIDLDAVTVAHAPADDALYANPIMGDQETDGSLSMRAAWEPMRRAGATARQMLVAAAASVWGVDAAMCQARDGAVFHMPTERRIGYGDLVDRAATLPVPHDVPLKTGGFRLIGTSHRRLDSAAKVQGAAQYGIDVRLPGMKVAAVMASPVLGGWLAALDDRAARKIGGVRNVLRIDDAVAVVADHWAAAKKGLDALEVAWDDGPNAAFSTAALFADLEMAGSEAGVPGPSAGDAAAGLARSAHIIEASYRLPMIAHAPMEPLNCTVHLHNGRCEVWIGTQAATRAQAAAATAAGLPIEKVEVHNQYLGGSFGRRAESDNVTQAVLFARQVDHPLKVVWSREEDTRHDFYRPAYLNVLKAGLDASGRITSWAHRVVGPSPLTRWLPAAIRSDGLDPDATTSAVGPYAFETVQVAYVRRESPAYRSGFWRGVGTTHNAFVVESFMDELAATARIDPLAFRRMHLADDPRLRAVLDLAAEKSGWGTPLPDARAGERTGRGISLIQDFGGTILAHVAEVTVDQRGSTRVTKVTSVVDCGKVINPDTIAAQIQGGAIFGISAALYGEITFSNGRVEQGNFDSYPAVRMDEAPRITVHIVESGTAPFGVGEAGTSGIGPAVANAVFAATGKRLRHLPITPEALGG from the coding sequence ATGTCCCGCCGCGCCTTCCTGGTCACCGGGGCGGCCGCTGCAGGCGCGCTTATGATCGGCGTGCCGCTCGCAGCCGAGTCCGCCGCCGCGCCGGCCGATCAGCCTCTCGTCTTCGCACCCAATGCCTTTCTGCGCATCGCCCGCGACGGCGCTGTGACGCTGATCGTGCCCTACGTGGAGATGGGCCAGGGGACCTATACCTCGGTCCCGATGCTGATCGCCGAGGAGCTCGAGATCGACCTCGACGCCGTCACCGTGGCGCACGCTCCGGCAGATGACGCGCTCTACGCCAACCCGATCATGGGCGATCAGGAGACCGACGGCTCGCTCTCGATGCGGGCGGCCTGGGAACCGATGCGGCGGGCCGGCGCAACCGCGCGTCAGATGCTGGTCGCCGCCGCGGCATCGGTGTGGGGCGTGGACGCCGCGATGTGCCAGGCCCGCGACGGCGCCGTCTTCCACATGCCGACCGAGCGGCGGATCGGCTATGGCGACCTCGTCGACCGCGCCGCGACGCTGCCGGTCCCTCATGATGTACCGCTGAAGACGGGAGGCTTCCGCCTCATCGGCACATCGCACAGGCGGCTGGATTCGGCCGCGAAGGTGCAGGGCGCCGCCCAGTATGGCATCGACGTGCGGCTTCCCGGCATGAAGGTCGCGGCTGTCATGGCCTCCCCGGTGCTCGGAGGCTGGCTCGCCGCACTGGATGACAGGGCCGCGCGGAAGATCGGCGGCGTGCGCAACGTCTTGCGCATCGACGATGCGGTCGCGGTCGTGGCCGACCATTGGGCCGCTGCCAAGAAAGGGCTCGACGCCCTGGAGGTTGCCTGGGACGACGGTCCGAACGCCGCTTTCTCGACAGCGGCGCTGTTCGCGGATCTGGAGATGGCCGGTTCGGAAGCTGGCGTGCCAGGTCCGTCCGCCGGCGACGCGGCGGCCGGCCTCGCCCGCTCGGCACACATCATCGAGGCTTCGTACCGCCTGCCGATGATCGCCCATGCCCCGATGGAGCCGCTGAACTGCACGGTCCATCTCCACAACGGAAGGTGCGAGGTCTGGATCGGCACCCAGGCGGCGACGCGCGCGCAGGCTGCGGCCGCCACGGCCGCCGGTCTGCCTATCGAAAAGGTAGAGGTTCACAACCAGTATCTCGGCGGCTCTTTCGGCCGGCGGGCAGAATCCGACAATGTCACCCAGGCGGTGCTCTTCGCCCGGCAGGTCGATCATCCCTTGAAGGTCGTGTGGAGCCGTGAGGAGGACACCCGGCACGACTTCTATCGCCCGGCTTATCTGAACGTACTGAAGGCGGGCCTCGATGCCTCCGGCCGGATCACCAGCTGGGCTCATCGCGTCGTCGGCCCCTCGCCGCTGACGCGCTGGCTGCCAGCCGCGATCCGCAGCGATGGCCTCGATCCCGACGCGACCACCAGCGCCGTCGGCCCCTACGCCTTCGAGACCGTACAGGTTGCATATGTGCGCCGCGAAAGCCCGGCCTATCGATCCGGCTTCTGGCGCGGTGTCGGCACCACGCACAATGCCTTCGTGGTGGAAAGCTTCATGGACGAACTGGCCGCCACGGCGCGTATCGATCCGCTGGCGTTCCGCCGCATGCATCTGGCGGACGATCCGCGGCTGCGCGCCGTGCTCGACCTGGCCGCGGAGAAATCAGGTTGGGGGACGCCGTTGCCAGATGCCAGGGCGGGCGAGCGAACGGGCCGCGGCATCAGCCTCATCCAGGATTTCGGCGGCACCATCCTGGCGCACGTCGCGGAGGTGACGGTCGACCAACGGGGCTCCACGCGGGTGACGAAGGTCACCTCCGTCGTCGACTGCGGCAAGGTGATCAACCCGGATACCATCGCTGCCCAGATCCAGGGCGGTGCGATCTTCGGCATCTCCGCCGCCCTCTATGGCGAAATCACCTTTTCAAATGGACGCGTCGAACAGGGAAACTTCGATAGCTACCCGGCCGTGCGGATGGACGAGGCGCCCCGGATCACCGTGCACATCGTCGAAAGCGGTACCGCTCCCTTCGGCGTCGGCGAGGCCGGCACGTCGGGCATCGGGCCGGCCGTCGCCAACGCCGTCTTCGCGGCAACCGGAAAACGCCTCCGGCATCTGCCGATCACGCCGGAAGCGCTCGGCGGCTAA
- a CDS encoding S26 family signal peptidase gives MRPRAAPLTAMLAGVCLTAGPALVAPVPRLVWNASASLPEGLYRVRPPGNLAIGDIALARAPAALVPLFADRGYLPAGVPLLKRVSALPGSTVCRDGLQIAIDGIAADQARERDRHGRTLPVWKGCRVLGDGEVFLMNRGVPDSLDGRYFGPVPVASIIGRAVPLWTYEGRR, from the coding sequence ATGAGGCCGCGCGCCGCTCCTCTCACCGCGATGCTCGCCGGTGTCTGCCTGACCGCAGGCCCGGCGCTCGTCGCGCCGGTCCCGCGTCTCGTCTGGAACGCCTCGGCCAGCCTGCCGGAGGGACTCTATCGGGTGCGGCCACCCGGCAATCTCGCCATCGGCGACATCGCGCTCGCGCGGGCGCCGGCCGCACTCGTCCCGCTCTTCGCCGACCGCGGCTATCTGCCGGCCGGCGTGCCGCTCTTGAAGCGCGTCTCTGCGCTGCCCGGCAGCACGGTCTGCCGCGACGGCCTGCAGATCGCGATCGACGGCATTGCCGCCGACCAGGCGCGTGAGCGCGACCGTCATGGTCGGACGCTGCCCGTCTGGAAGGGCTGCCGGGTGCTCGGCGACGGGGAGGTCTTCCTCATGAACCGCGGCGTCCCGGACTCGCTGGACGGGCGGTACTTCGGACCGGTGCCCGTCGCCTCGATCATCGGCCGCGCGGTGCCGCTCTGGACATACGAGGGACGGCGATGA
- a CDS encoding 2Fe-2S iron-sulfur cluster-binding protein, whose translation MEVVQCGYCQPGQIMSATALLTENPHPTDDDIDAAMSGNLCRCGTYNRIKDAIRQVATGRRAVRESRQ comes from the coding sequence ATGGAAGTGGTCCAGTGCGGCTACTGCCAGCCTGGGCAGATCATGTCGGCGACAGCGCTGCTCACTGAGAATCCCCATCCCACCGATGATGATATCGACGCGGCGATGTCCGGCAATTTGTGCCGCTGCGGCACCTATAACCGCATCAAGGATGCGATCCGGCAGGTGGCGACCGGACGCCGTGCGGTTCGGGAGAGCCGGCAGTGA
- a CDS encoding DUF3363 domain-containing protein — MGTSDDDLRIRLGRIRSRGSGRRPTFISQVLKAANKAGHVGPRSTRQPRPGRSGFGRGRLAFSRDRPFAPGRRVVVKARVVRHKGRTFRSAPITAHLAYLKREGVTRDGEKARMFDARSDVTDDAAFAARCREDRHHFRFIVSPEDAAEMTDLRAFTRDLAGQMERDLGTRLDWIAVGHWNTDNPHVHLLVRGVAEGGSDLVIARDYISRGLRARAEALVTLELGPKPEHAVRLALEREVEAERWTRLDPEIRRMADEDGFIDLRPVGSGEDAADLRRLMIGRLQRLERMGLAAPAGPAQWVVAAEAERTLRELGDRGDIIRTMHHSLAGQRTERALGDYVIHGAGTTSPVIGRLVDKGLHDELAGTAYAVIDGIDGRVHHLRFPDLGALEHAPPLGGIVEIRAGRAELITRSDLDIQAQVSARGATWLDRHLVAREPATLSEGGFGTEVRAALEMRIERLAEDGLARRQNQRVVLVRNLLDALRRRELDATAAALATETGLARSEAVAGDPVGGIYRRRFGLASGRFAMIDDGFGFSLVPWSPMLERRLGQEVSGIVRADGGVDWSFGRKRGLGI, encoded by the coding sequence ATGGGCACGTCTGACGACGATCTTCGAATCCGCCTCGGACGGATCCGCAGCCGCGGCAGCGGCCGCCGGCCGACCTTCATCTCCCAGGTGCTGAAGGCGGCGAACAAGGCTGGGCATGTCGGACCGCGCTCGACACGACAGCCGCGGCCGGGCCGGTCGGGCTTCGGCCGCGGGCGGCTCGCCTTCAGCCGCGACCGGCCCTTTGCGCCCGGGCGCCGCGTCGTCGTCAAGGCCCGGGTGGTCCGGCACAAGGGCCGGACCTTCCGCTCGGCGCCGATCACCGCCCACCTCGCCTATCTGAAGCGCGAGGGCGTCACCCGGGACGGCGAGAAAGCCCGCATGTTCGACGCCCGGAGTGACGTGACGGACGATGCTGCCTTCGCCGCGCGCTGCCGAGAAGATCGGCATCATTTCCGGTTCATCGTCTCGCCGGAGGACGCGGCGGAGATGACCGACCTTCGGGCCTTCACCCGGGACCTGGCGGGGCAAATGGAGCGCGACCTCGGCACCCGGCTCGACTGGATCGCGGTGGGCCACTGGAACACTGACAATCCGCATGTCCATCTCCTGGTCCGCGGCGTCGCCGAGGGCGGCAGCGATCTCGTCATCGCCCGCGACTACATCAGCCGCGGTCTGCGGGCGCGAGCGGAGGCGCTGGTGACGCTCGAGCTCGGCCCGAAGCCCGAGCACGCGGTGCGACTCGCCTTGGAGCGGGAGGTCGAGGCCGAGCGCTGGACCCGGCTCGACCCCGAGATCCGCCGCATGGCGGATGAGGATGGCTTCATCGACCTGCGGCCCGTCGGATCCGGCGAAGACGCTGCTGATCTCCGCCGGTTGATGATCGGCCGGCTGCAGCGGCTGGAGCGGATGGGACTCGCAGCACCGGCCGGCCCGGCCCAATGGGTGGTCGCGGCCGAGGCCGAGCGCACGCTGCGCGAGCTCGGCGACCGCGGCGACATCATCCGCACCATGCACCACAGCTTGGCCGGGCAGAGGACGGAACGGGCGCTCGGCGACTACGTCATCCATGGGGCGGGGACGACGAGCCCCGTCATAGGGCGCCTCGTCGACAAGGGCCTGCACGACGAGCTCGCCGGCACCGCCTATGCCGTCATCGACGGGATCGACGGCCGGGTCCACCATCTCCGCTTCCCGGACCTCGGCGCACTCGAGCACGCGCCGCCGCTCGGCGGCATCGTCGAGATCCGGGCAGGGAGGGCGGAGCTGATCACGCGCTCGGATCTCGACATCCAGGCGCAGGTCAGCGCCCGCGGAGCGACCTGGCTCGACCGCCATCTCGTCGCGCGCGAGCCGGCGACGCTGTCGGAGGGTGGCTTCGGCACCGAGGTCCGCGCAGCCCTGGAGATGCGGATCGAGCGGCTCGCCGAGGACGGCCTCGCGCGCAGGCAGAACCAGCGGGTGGTCCTCGTACGCAACCTGCTGGACGCGCTGCGCCGGCGCGAGCTCGATGCCACCGCGGCGGCGCTGGCGACGGAGACCGGCCTAGCACGTTCCGAAGCGGTTGCTGGTGATCCGGTCGGCGGCATCTATCGCCGCCGGTTCGGCCTGGCCTCCGGCCGCTTCGCCATGATCGATGACGGTTTCGGCTTCAGCCTGGTGCCCTGGTCGCCGATGCTGGAGCGGCGCCTCGGACAGGAGGTCTCCGGGATCGTTCGGGCCGACGGTGGCGTCGACTGGAGCTTCGGCCGAAAGCGGGGGCTCGGGATCTGA